The following are from one region of the Deltaproteobacteria bacterium HGW-Deltaproteobacteria-6 genome:
- a CDS encoding Holliday junction branch migration protein RuvA: MIALLSGKIAYKGISHIVVDTQGVGYRVFIPLTTFYELPEAGEAVTLHIHTSVKEDAINLFGFYTLQERELFQLMISVSGIGPKVAMNILSGISSTELLEAISGGNLAKLITIPGIGRKMAERLILELKEKAVKKMMADQIPVTDARQKQNDMIREDVLSALVNLGYKANAARDALDKVVRDAEGEPAMDQLLKKALNILAG, from the coding sequence ATGATCGCACTGCTATCCGGTAAAATTGCTTACAAGGGCATTTCGCATATTGTGGTGGACACACAGGGCGTCGGTTATCGTGTTTTTATACCGCTCACGACTTTTTATGAGCTTCCCGAAGCAGGCGAGGCGGTCACCCTGCATATTCATACGTCCGTTAAAGAGGATGCGATCAATCTGTTCGGTTTTTACACGCTCCAGGAGCGTGAACTTTTCCAGCTGATGATTTCCGTCAGCGGGATCGGGCCGAAAGTGGCCATGAATATTCTTTCCGGTATTTCTTCCACGGAATTGCTCGAAGCGATATCGGGCGGTAATCTGGCTAAGTTGATTACCATTCCCGGCATCGGCCGGAAAATGGCTGAACGCTTGATTCTGGAACTCAAAGAAAAAGCCGTTAAAAAGATGATGGCGGATCAGATTCCGGTTACGGATGCCCGGCAAAAGCAAAATGATATGATCCGGGAAGATGTTCTTTCCGCGCTGGTTAATTTGGGTTATAAAGCCAATGCCGCCAGAGACGCGCTCGACAAGGTCGTGCGCGATGCGGAGGGAGAGCCGGCAATGGATCAGCTTTTGAAAAAAGCATTAAACATTCTTGCCGGTTGA